The proteins below come from a single Dinghuibacter silviterrae genomic window:
- the carA gene encoding glutamine-hydrolyzing carbamoyl-phosphate synthase small subunit has translation MTPTKPAILMLEDGLVFHGTAFGKIGTTTGEICFNTGMTGYQEVFTDPSYYGQIIIMNTVHVGNYGVKDSDVESTGIKIKGLIGRNLEPRFSRIQAVGSLQEYLEKEGIVSIEDVDTRALVAHVRTKGAMNCIISSEILDVAKLKEELKKVPSMDGLELASTVSTKEVYHVGDPQAAIRISVLDFGVKHNILECMAQRGAYVRVHPAKTSLEELEKFKPHGYFLSNGPGDPAPMDYAVRTIKDILKTDKPLFGICLGHQLLALANDIPTFKMHHGHRGLNHPVKNLQTGRCEITTQNHGFGVDPEAVRASDRVEITHVNLNDDSIEGIRVKGKPAFSVQYHPEATPGPHDSRYLFDDFLQMMRP, from the coding sequence ATGACCCCGACAAAACCCGCTATTCTGATGCTCGAAGACGGGCTGGTATTTCACGGTACAGCTTTTGGTAAGATCGGCACCACGACCGGTGAGATCTGTTTCAACACCGGTATGACCGGCTACCAGGAGGTCTTTACCGATCCCAGCTACTATGGCCAGATCATCATCATGAATACCGTGCATGTTGGTAACTACGGGGTCAAAGACAGTGATGTGGAAAGCACCGGGATCAAGATCAAGGGCCTCATCGGCCGCAACCTCGAACCCCGTTTTTCGCGGATCCAGGCGGTCGGCTCCCTCCAGGAATACCTGGAAAAAGAGGGGATCGTATCCATAGAAGACGTCGACACCCGCGCCCTGGTGGCGCACGTACGTACCAAGGGCGCGATGAACTGCATCATCTCCTCCGAGATCCTGGACGTGGCGAAACTCAAAGAAGAACTGAAGAAGGTGCCCTCCATGGACGGCCTGGAACTGGCCTCCACCGTATCCACCAAGGAAGTCTATCACGTCGGCGACCCGCAGGCGGCCATCCGGATCTCCGTCCTCGACTTCGGGGTTAAACACAACATCCTCGAATGCATGGCGCAGCGCGGTGCTTATGTACGGGTGCACCCGGCCAAAACGTCGCTGGAAGAGCTCGAAAAGTTCAAACCGCACGGCTATTTTTTGTCCAACGGCCCCGGCGACCCCGCGCCCATGGACTACGCCGTGCGCACCATCAAGGATATCCTCAAGACCGATAAACCGCTGTTTGGCATCTGTCTCGGCCACCAGCTCCTGGCGCTGGCCAACGACATCCCCACCTTCAAGATGCACCACGGTCACCGAGGTCTGAATCACCCCGTCAAAAACCTCCAGACCGGGCGTTGCGAGATCACCACCCAGAACCATGGGTTTGGTGTGGACCCCGAGGCGGTTCGCGCTTCCGACCGGGTAGAGATCACCCACGTTAACCTCAACGACGACTCCATCGAAGGCATCCGGGTCAAGGGCAAACCGGCGTTCTCCGTCCAATACCACCCCGAAGCCACCCCCGGTCCGCACGACAGCCGCTATCTTTTTGACGACTTCCTCCAAATGATGAGGCCATGA
- the aroQ gene encoding type II 3-dehydroquinate dehydratase: MNHPARIAIINGPNLNLLGKREPGVYGNQSFEAYFPDLHKLFPSVEFSYFQSNVEGELVSELQRVGFDYDGIILNPGGYTHTSVAIGDAIASITTPVVEVHISNVHAREDFRKISHVSAKARGTIMGLGLRGYELAVRFFIEG, translated from the coding sequence ATGAACCATCCCGCGCGTATCGCCATCATCAACGGTCCCAACCTGAACCTCCTCGGCAAACGGGAACCCGGCGTCTACGGGAACCAGTCCTTCGAGGCCTATTTCCCGGACCTGCACAAGCTGTTCCCTTCCGTGGAATTCAGCTATTTCCAAAGCAACGTGGAAGGGGAGCTCGTAAGCGAACTGCAGCGCGTCGGGTTCGACTACGACGGCATCATCCTCAACCCCGGGGGGTATACCCATACCTCTGTCGCGATCGGGGATGCTATTGCTTCTATCACCACGCCCGTGGTGGAGGTGCATATTTCCAATGTGCATGCGCGGGAGGACTTCCGCAAAATTTCTCATGTCTCCGCGAAGGCGCGGGGGACCATCATGGGGTTGGGACTGCGGGGGTATGAGTTGGCGGTCCGCTTCTTCATAGAAGGATAA
- a CDS encoding RpnC/YadD family protein translates to MINQQMNMKKDDTLWKGLIEDLFPEFLQFFYPKARGMIDRQTTFEFLDKELQDLFPSSDANLAPKFVDKLVRVKSLMEEESILVHIELQGYREKNFPERMFRYYYRIRDRYGQPVTALAIFMGSATKVVSQYYDECLGTELMYNYNVFDIWETDEDTLKCSANPFAIVVLAARTALLKGKITDRELVTQHAWLFEALEAKKLSQRKKLVISAFLESCVQFEEPRTYRTFGKQLESITGKKNPMGVIEMLKEQGLEEGRAKGLAQGHAEGLAVGRAEGHAEGLEEAKAAFVTNLLSKLHLTDEQIADVAGVDLKFVKRVKDKLKK, encoded by the coding sequence ATGATCAATCAACAAATGAATATGAAGAAAGATGACACGCTCTGGAAGGGCCTCATCGAGGACCTGTTTCCGGAATTCCTGCAGTTCTTCTACCCAAAAGCGAGGGGGATGATAGACCGGCAGACGACCTTTGAATTCCTGGACAAGGAGCTCCAGGATTTGTTCCCTTCGTCGGATGCGAACCTGGCGCCGAAATTCGTGGACAAACTGGTGCGGGTAAAGTCCTTAATGGAAGAGGAGTCGATACTTGTGCATATCGAGTTGCAAGGGTATCGTGAGAAAAACTTTCCTGAAAGGATGTTTAGGTATTATTATCGTATCAGGGACAGATACGGTCAGCCTGTCACCGCTTTGGCCATTTTTATGGGAAGCGCAACGAAGGTGGTATCCCAGTATTACGACGAGTGTCTGGGGACGGAGTTAATGTACAATTATAACGTGTTCGATATCTGGGAAACAGATGAAGACACGCTAAAATGCAGCGCTAACCCCTTCGCCATCGTTGTATTGGCCGCCAGGACTGCACTTTTGAAGGGCAAGATCACCGACCGGGAATTGGTCACGCAGCATGCGTGGTTGTTCGAGGCACTGGAGGCCAAAAAGTTATCCCAGCGAAAAAAATTGGTTATTTCGGCTTTTCTGGAGAGCTGCGTGCAGTTTGAAGAGCCACGAACATATCGTACATTTGGTAAACAACTTGAGTCGATCACCGGTAAAAAAAATCCTATGGGTGTCATTGAGATGTTAAAGGAGCAGGGCCTGGAAGAAGGTCGCGCGAAGGGCTTGGCCCAAGGCCATGCGGAAGGTCTCGCAGTTGGCCGTGCGGAAGGTCATGCGGAAGGCCTCGAAGAAGCAAAGGCAGCATTCGTCACGAACCTCCTCTCCAAACTCCACCTCACCGACGAACAAATCGCCGACGTCGCCGGCGTAGACCTGAAGTTCGTAAAGAGGGTGAAGGACAAGCTGAAAAAGTAA
- the bioB gene encoding biotin synthase BioB gives MIRNDWSIEEIKAIYDTPLLELVYRAATVHRQYNETAEVQVCTLLSIKTGGCPEDCAYCPQAARYHTGVKNHGLMQTEEVLAAATKARDAGSTRFCMGAAWREVRDNRDFDRVLDMVRSVNDMGMEVCCTLGMLTPEQAKKLADAGLYAYNHNLDTSPEYYGEIISTRTYEDRLQTLDNVRKAGVSVCCGGIVGLGETHEDRIGMLHTLSTLPEHPESVPINALVRIKGTPLENNPKVDIWDMVRMIATARILMPAAMVRLSAGRAEMSVAEQAWCFMAGANSIFTGEKLLTTPNPGLDEDNAMFQLLGLHPREAFKAGPAGATAAAGEPAKSVLTH, from the coding sequence ATGATCCGAAACGACTGGAGCATTGAAGAGATAAAAGCCATATACGACACGCCCCTGCTGGAGCTGGTCTACCGGGCCGCCACGGTCCACCGCCAGTACAACGAGACCGCCGAAGTGCAGGTCTGCACGTTGCTGTCCATCAAAACCGGCGGTTGCCCCGAAGACTGCGCCTATTGCCCCCAGGCCGCCCGTTATCATACCGGCGTCAAAAACCACGGCCTGATGCAGACCGAAGAAGTCCTCGCCGCCGCCACCAAGGCCCGCGACGCCGGCTCCACGCGTTTTTGCATGGGCGCCGCCTGGCGCGAAGTCCGCGACAACCGCGACTTCGACCGCGTGCTGGACATGGTTCGCTCGGTCAACGACATGGGCATGGAGGTCTGCTGCACCCTCGGCATGCTGACCCCCGAGCAGGCCAAAAAGCTCGCCGACGCCGGTCTCTACGCCTACAACCACAACCTGGACACCTCCCCCGAATACTACGGTGAAATCATTTCCACCCGGACGTATGAAGACCGCCTCCAAACCCTCGACAACGTCCGCAAGGCCGGTGTCAGCGTTTGCTGCGGAGGCATCGTCGGTCTCGGCGAAACCCACGAAGACCGGATCGGTATGCTCCACACGCTCTCCACGCTGCCCGAGCACCCCGAATCCGTTCCCATCAACGCCCTGGTCCGGATCAAGGGTACCCCCCTCGAAAACAACCCCAAGGTCGACATCTGGGACATGGTGCGCATGATCGCCACCGCGCGTATCCTCATGCCCGCCGCCATGGTTCGTCTCAGCGCTGGCCGCGCGGAAATGTCCGTTGCCGAGCAGGCCTGGTGTTTCATGGCCGGAGCCAACTCCATCTTTACCGGGGAGAAGCTGTTGACGACGCCCAATCCGGGATTGGACGAGGACAATGCGATGTTTCAATTGCTCGGGTTGCACCCGCGTGAGGCGTTTAAGGCAGGGCCTGCCGGCGCGACCGCGGCCGCCGGGGAGCCCGCCAAATCCGTCCTTACACATTAA
- a CDS encoding M42 family metallopeptidase: MAKKGKEDAAKAPAIEAKAFQFLKDYLNTPSPTGFESKGQQRWLDYIKPYIDEHIVDPYGSVVGIINPKASFKVVLEAHADEISWFVNYITDSGLIYLKRNGGVDNQIAPSMRVLIHGDKGPVKAVFGWPAIHTRNADAKDVTPKVENLFLDCGARSKKEVEELGIRIGCVATYEEGFDELAHGSLIARAFDNRIGGFMIAEVARMLSERKKKLPIGLYFVNAVQEEIGLRGAEMIARRLKPDVAIVTDVTHDTTTPMINKNIEGDVANGKGPALTFGPAVHNKLLDLVRKVAADGDIPVQLRTVSRSTGTDTDAFAYSGEGTPSVLISIPLRYMHTTVEMVHTNDILNTIRLMYDTVLALTPDMNLKYL, from the coding sequence ATGGCGAAAAAAGGCAAGGAGGACGCCGCCAAGGCGCCCGCTATAGAGGCGAAAGCATTTCAATTCTTAAAAGACTACCTCAACACCCCTTCCCCCACGGGTTTCGAAAGCAAGGGACAACAACGCTGGCTCGACTACATCAAACCCTATATCGATGAGCATATCGTCGACCCCTACGGAAGTGTCGTCGGGATCATCAATCCAAAGGCCTCCTTTAAGGTCGTCCTGGAGGCCCACGCCGACGAGATCAGTTGGTTTGTCAACTATATCACCGACAGCGGTCTGATCTACCTCAAACGCAATGGCGGCGTCGATAACCAGATCGCCCCCTCCATGCGCGTCCTCATCCACGGGGACAAGGGGCCCGTCAAGGCTGTCTTTGGCTGGCCGGCTATCCACACCCGTAACGCGGATGCCAAAGACGTCACGCCCAAGGTCGAAAACCTTTTCCTCGACTGCGGCGCCCGAAGCAAAAAAGAAGTGGAAGAGCTCGGCATCCGTATCGGTTGCGTCGCCACCTACGAAGAAGGTTTTGATGAGCTGGCCCATGGCTCGCTGATCGCCCGCGCCTTTGACAACCGCATCGGTGGTTTTATGATTGCCGAAGTGGCACGCATGCTTTCCGAGCGCAAGAAAAAACTCCCGATAGGCCTTTATTTTGTTAACGCCGTCCAGGAAGAAATCGGTCTCCGCGGGGCGGAAATGATCGCCCGCCGTCTGAAACCCGACGTGGCCATCGTCACCGACGTGACCCACGATACGACCACCCCGATGATCAACAAGAACATCGAAGGAGACGTCGCCAACGGCAAGGGCCCCGCGCTGACCTTTGGACCCGCCGTCCACAACAAGCTCCTGGACCTTGTCCGGAAGGTGGCGGCCGACGGCGACATCCCCGTCCAGCTCCGGACCGTCTCCCGCAGCACCGGTACCGATACCGATGCCTTTGCCTATTCCGGGGAAGGCACACCCTCGGTACTCATCTCCATTCCCCTGCGCTATATGCACACCACCGTGGAGATGGTCCACACCAATGACATCCTCAATACCATCCGGCTGATGTACGACACCGTACTGGCATTGACGCCGGACATGAACCTTAAATACCTGTAA
- a CDS encoding UbiA family prenyltransferase, translating to MFSSLFISGCAVVMVYQTNQLLGLAEVPDDLYAFVFWATMASYNFHWYLTPTAYSSSERIGWSHRHKRLELTLFLFSGLGAAYFLFFLHKYAGWIGLGILLTFLYTAPKIPFKPLAALSRIAVGKTIFLTAVWTYITTVLPVVMSGSPFTWAALLLTLHRLFLIYAICIIFDYRDRDQDKQSGIRSLVVYLDEEGNDRLFYGCCAAALISTLLLLTCGFSVTIVLALFVPILTTMLLYPEGKRSKSDYLFYFVLDGLMAFSAVFTTFL from the coding sequence TTGTTCAGTTCCCTGTTCATTTCAGGCTGTGCCGTGGTCATGGTGTATCAAACCAACCAGTTGCTCGGCCTGGCGGAGGTCCCGGACGACCTGTATGCTTTTGTTTTCTGGGCCACCATGGCCAGCTATAACTTCCACTGGTACCTGACCCCCACCGCCTATTCGTCCTCCGAACGCATCGGCTGGTCCCACAGACACAAACGGCTGGAACTGACGCTGTTCCTGTTCAGCGGGCTGGGAGCGGCTTATTTCTTGTTTTTCCTGCATAAATATGCCGGCTGGATCGGGCTCGGGATCCTGCTCACTTTTTTGTATACCGCCCCCAAAATCCCCTTCAAACCCCTGGCGGCCCTTAGCCGGATCGCGGTGGGTAAGACCATTTTCCTGACCGCGGTATGGACCTACATCACCACGGTGCTCCCTGTCGTCATGTCCGGTTCCCCCTTTACCTGGGCCGCCCTTTTGCTCACCCTTCACCGTTTATTCCTGATCTACGCGATCTGCATCATCTTTGACTACCGCGACCGGGACCAGGACAAACAATCGGGGATCCGGTCCCTGGTCGTCTATCTCGACGAAGAAGGCAACGACCGGCTTTTTTACGGTTGTTGCGCCGCGGCCCTGATCTCCACCCTGCTCCTGCTGACCTGCGGGTTTTCGGTGACGATCGTCCTGGCGTTGTTCGTCCCGATCCTGACCACGATGTTGCTTTATCCCGAAGGCAAAAGAAGTAAATCGGACTACTTGTTCTACTTCGTCCTGGACGGGTTGATGGCCTTTTCGGCGGTGTTTACGACGTTCCTGTAG
- a CDS encoding LuxE/PaaK family acyltransferase, whose product MFNVSYEGNIFQAGENSFEDEALALFRFQSVHNPLYRDYIRALGVDPGRVNRMTDIPFLPIRFFKTHTVTTTSFDPGLYFESSGTTGSVNSRHWVKDPGLYERSFVEGFRRFYGEPKDWCILGLLPNYLERGHSSLVYMVDHLVRLSGHPAGGFYLYEHERLAQQLDSLEKQGQQTLLIGVTFGLLDFAQEYALPLRHTVVMETGGMKGRREEWTRDQVHSMLRERLGVDAVHSEYGMTELLSQGYSKGGGIFHTVPWMRLLVREEDDPLAVRAEGKGVLNVIDLANVYSCAFIATEDLGNIYPDGGFEVLGRVDNSDIRGCSLLLTM is encoded by the coding sequence ATGTTCAACGTTTCCTACGAAGGGAATATTTTCCAGGCGGGAGAAAATAGTTTCGAGGACGAGGCCCTGGCCCTTTTCCGCTTCCAATCGGTGCACAATCCCCTCTACAGGGACTATATCCGTGCCCTGGGGGTGGACCCCGGGCGGGTGAACAGGATGACGGACATCCCTTTTCTGCCCATCCGGTTTTTTAAGACCCATACGGTCACCACTACTTCCTTTGATCCCGGTCTTTATTTCGAGAGCAGCGGCACCACGGGGTCGGTCAACAGCCGGCACTGGGTAAAAGACCCGGGTTTGTACGAACGCTCTTTTGTCGAAGGTTTCCGACGCTTTTACGGAGAGCCCAAAGATTGGTGTATCCTCGGACTGCTGCCCAACTATCTGGAGCGCGGGCATTCTTCCCTGGTGTATATGGTGGACCACCTGGTCCGCCTGAGCGGTCACCCGGCCGGGGGCTTCTACCTATACGAACATGAAAGGCTGGCACAACAATTGGATTCTTTGGAAAAGCAAGGACAACAAACGCTGCTCATCGGCGTGACCTTCGGGTTGCTGGATTTTGCACAGGAGTACGCCCTGCCGCTGCGGCATACCGTGGTCATGGAAACAGGCGGGATGAAGGGACGGCGCGAGGAATGGACCCGGGACCAGGTCCACAGCATGCTCCGCGAGCGCCTGGGTGTAGACGCCGTCCATTCCGAATACGGGATGACCGAACTCCTGAGCCAGGGATATTCCAAAGGCGGGGGCATTTTTCACACCGTACCCTGGATGCGGCTCCTGGTCAGGGAAGAGGACGACCCGCTGGCTGTCCGCGCCGAAGGCAAGGGCGTCCTCAACGTCATCGACCTGGCCAATGTGTATTCCTGCGCCTTTATCGCCACCGAAGACCTGGGGAATATTTACCCCGACGGTGGCTTCGAAGTGTTGGGGCGCGTGGACAACAGCGATATTCGGGGTTGTAGTTTATTATTAACTATGTAA
- a CDS encoding YXWGXW repeat-containing protein yields MKKYVQICLAALVILLASCEGSYYVTEQPVEPVYVHPGAPGPGYVWIEGEWGWSGGRYVYRNGYWSRPRPGYSWHRGYWEHGGRGYRWHRGGWGR; encoded by the coding sequence ATGAAAAAGTATGTCCAAATCTGCCTCGCTGCCCTCGTCATCCTCCTCGCGAGTTGCGAAGGCTCCTACTACGTGACCGAACAACCCGTTGAACCGGTCTACGTCCATCCCGGGGCCCCCGGTCCCGGTTATGTGTGGATCGAGGGGGAATGGGGTTGGAGCGGTGGCCGCTATGTGTATAGGAATGGATATTGGTCCCGTCCGAGGCCCGGCTACTCCTGGCATCGGGGGTATTGGGAACACGGTGGACGCGGGTACCGCTGGCACCGCGGGGGCTGGGGGAGATAA
- a CDS encoding Gfo/Idh/MocA family oxidoreductase, which produces MDKVVRFLNIALIFEKIIRMSSPLQVGFVGFGMSARTFHAPFLALIPGYRLHTAWERHGPQAPALYPGIRSVQDPRDLFDNPEIDLIVVTTPNTTHAEYAAWALRSGKHVVLEKPFTISTGDAVVLEDLAQAQGKVLAVFHNRRYVSDFLTVRQVLAGQPLGPVHEYEAHYDRYRPEAKPNAWREEPLEGSGILYDLGPHLIDQAFCLFGLPQSLYADVRLQRAHARAVDYFDLQLYYPGLKVILKGGMLVREPGPKYMIHGLDGSFIKYGDDPQEPILRAGGKPLGPGWGEEDPAHYGLLHTKKAGEVIYESVPSLPGNYGLFYQDLYATLREGAPLKTTPAHGYNTVRLIELALESSSRQAVVDATGLREVAYP; this is translated from the coding sequence ATGGACAAGGTCGTTAGGTTTTTAAATATCGCCCTTATTTTTGAAAAAATCATCCGCATGTCCTCTCCCCTCCAGGTTGGCTTCGTCGGTTTCGGTATGTCCGCCAGAACCTTTCACGCTCCTTTCCTTGCGCTCATACCGGGTTACCGGCTGCATACCGCCTGGGAGAGACACGGCCCGCAGGCGCCTGCGCTTTATCCCGGTATCCGTTCGGTTCAGGACCCGCGGGACCTTTTCGACAACCCGGAGATCGACCTCATCGTCGTGACCACCCCCAATACCACACACGCGGAGTACGCCGCCTGGGCGCTGCGCAGCGGTAAACATGTCGTCCTCGAAAAACCCTTTACGATCAGCACCGGCGATGCGGTCGTCCTGGAAGACCTGGCCCAGGCCCAGGGTAAAGTGCTGGCCGTGTTCCACAACCGCCGCTATGTAAGCGACTTCCTGACGGTGCGCCAGGTACTGGCCGGGCAACCCCTCGGGCCCGTCCACGAATACGAAGCCCACTACGACCGTTACCGGCCGGAAGCCAAACCCAACGCCTGGCGGGAAGAGCCCCTGGAAGGCAGCGGCATCCTTTATGACCTGGGGCCTCACCTCATCGACCAGGCCTTTTGCCTGTTCGGCCTGCCGCAAAGCCTGTACGCGGATGTCCGGTTGCAGCGCGCCCACGCGCGCGCGGTCGACTACTTCGACCTGCAGTTGTACTATCCCGGGCTAAAGGTCATCCTGAAAGGCGGCATGCTGGTCCGTGAGCCCGGTCCGAAATATATGATCCACGGCCTGGACGGTTCCTTTATCAAATACGGGGACGACCCGCAGGAACCGATCCTCCGGGCCGGGGGAAAACCTTTGGGGCCCGGTTGGGGAGAGGAAGACCCTGCCCATTACGGTCTGCTGCATACAAAAAAGGCAGGGGAGGTGATCTATGAAAGCGTCCCTTCCCTACCTGGGAATTATGGTCTTTTTTATCAGGACCTCTACGCGACCCTTCGGGAAGGCGCGCCCCTGAAGACGACGCCCGCGCATGGCTACAATACCGTGCGGTTGATCGAGCTGGCGCTGGAGAGCAGCAGCCGGCAGGCGGTGGTCGACGCCACGGGGTTGCGCGAGGTGGCGTACCCGTGA
- a CDS encoding Gfo/Idh/MocA family protein — protein MQRKKFLTTSAGLIAGAALGPAALLAPSDRLNIAAIGINGMGWADLTGALKDPSVRCVALCDVDRNVLDKRAASLAATGKVDTYGDYRKILDRKDIDAVIIGTPDHWHCLIMTDACAAGKDVYVEKPAGNSIVECAAMVGARDRYHRIVQVGQWQRSQKHFADAVAFVRTGRLGKIRLVKAWAYQGWMHSIPKQPDGAAPPGVDYTQWLGPAETRPFNPNRFHFNFRWFWDYAGGLMTDWGVHLLDYALLGMDAGDPKSIMASGGKFAYPDDAAETPDTLTTVYEYEGFNIQWEHAVGIDGGPYNRNHGIAFIGNNGTLVLDRQGWEVIPEHDQKTPRMDAVALQSVVDNGVDLHTANFLEAVRTRNGAALKAPIEAGAHVATVAQMGNIAYKTGKKLFWDTTNRRFTDEAANRYLAAAYHNGYTIPKYFS, from the coding sequence ATGCAACGTAAAAAATTTCTCACGACTTCAGCGGGGCTGATCGCCGGGGCCGCGCTGGGGCCCGCGGCGCTTCTCGCCCCCAGCGACCGCCTCAACATTGCCGCCATCGGCATCAACGGAATGGGCTGGGCCGACCTGACGGGCGCGCTCAAAGACCCCTCGGTCCGTTGTGTCGCACTTTGCGACGTAGACCGGAACGTCCTCGACAAACGCGCCGCGTCGCTGGCCGCGACCGGCAAAGTTGATACCTACGGCGACTACCGGAAGATCCTCGACCGGAAAGACATCGATGCCGTCATCATTGGCACTCCGGACCACTGGCATTGTCTGATCATGACGGACGCCTGTGCGGCGGGTAAAGACGTCTATGTGGAAAAACCCGCGGGCAATTCCATCGTGGAATGCGCCGCCATGGTCGGGGCCAGGGACCGGTATCACCGGATCGTCCAGGTAGGGCAATGGCAGCGCAGCCAAAAACACTTTGCCGACGCGGTGGCCTTCGTCCGCACCGGCCGCCTGGGAAAGATTCGCCTCGTCAAGGCCTGGGCCTACCAGGGCTGGATGCATTCCATCCCAAAACAGCCCGACGGGGCCGCGCCTCCCGGCGTGGATTATACCCAATGGCTGGGTCCGGCCGAAACAAGACCCTTCAACCCCAACCGTTTTCACTTCAACTTCCGCTGGTTCTGGGACTACGCGGGAGGATTGATGACCGACTGGGGCGTACACCTGCTGGACTATGCCCTCCTGGGGATGGACGCCGGTGATCCGAAAAGCATCATGGCGTCGGGGGGCAAGTTCGCCTATCCCGATGACGCCGCGGAAACCCCCGATACGCTAACGACCGTTTATGAATACGAAGGTTTTAACATACAGTGGGAACACGCGGTGGGTATCGACGGCGGCCCCTACAACCGGAACCACGGGATCGCCTTTATCGGCAACAACGGCACCCTGGTGCTGGATCGCCAGGGATGGGAAGTGATCCCCGAACACGACCAGAAGACGCCCCGTATGGACGCCGTTGCCCTCCAGTCCGTGGTGGACAATGGCGTAGACCTACACACCGCCAACTTCCTAGAAGCCGTCCGTACCCGGAACGGCGCTGCGTTGAAAGCCCCCATTGAAGCCGGTGCCCACGTGGCCACCGTGGCCCAGATGGGCAACATCGCCTATAAGACGGGGAAGAAACTTTTTTGGGACACGACGAACAGACGTTTTACCGATGAAGCAGCAAACCGCTACCTGGCCGCCGCATATCACAATGGTTATACGATTCCGAAATACTTTTCCTAG